GATTCAGGCAACCATCATGGAGGGGCGCTCCCAGGAGCAAAAGGAGGCATTCTATCAGGGTGTCACACAGGTCGTGGTGGATACGCTCAAGGTAAAACCGGAGCAGGTGCGTGTGGTAATACAGGAAGTGCCGAAATCCCACTGGGCGATCGGTGGGGTATCCGTAGCCAAGCGTGACGCCAAACCATAGCAAACCGATACGATGCGGTTTTTGATTCTCGGCGCTGGCGGTATCGGTGGTTACTATGGCGCACGTCTGCAAGCGGCCGCTCACCAGGTTCTCTACATGGCCCGTGGGGAGCACCTGAAAGCGCTTCAAAACAGTGGTCTGTCGGTACGCCACCCGGAGTTCGATTTCGAGGCAAAGGTCGATGCCATTGACCAGCAGGGTCTGCTCGATCGTTATCGTGCAGACGATTTCGACCTGTTGATCGTGACCGTCAAGGCTGGTGCTACAGAGTCAGTGATGCAGGACCTGAAAAGCTGGTTGAGCGGTGCAACCACGCCTGTGCTGTCTCTGCAGAATGGGATCGATAATGAGATTGCCATCGCTGCCCATATTGGAAGTGAGCGGACGATTGGTGGACTCGCCGTGCGAATTGGCGGGCATATTATTCGTCCTGGGGTGATCGAAGCCACCGGTGTGGCGCAAGTCGTAATGGGTGCCTGGAAGTGTGCCAAGGACCACCCTGGGAGACAGCAAGAGCTGAAAAGTGTGGCGGACTGTTTTAATCGGGCAGGCATACCAACCACATTGAGTGAAACCATTCAGAAAGCGCTTTGGCGAAAGCTGCTGATCAATAACGGGGTCAATCCATTGAGTGCCCTGACCGGATTGGACACCCGCAGTCTGACGGCCCATCCGGTACTGACCCGTACTGTCTACCAGCTGATGGAGGAGGTGGCGCTTGCGGCTGAGGCCGACGGCGTCGATCTGCAGCAGTGTGACATCGATGAAATGTATCAGTTGATCTGTCAGTTTGATGCCATCAAGACCTCCATGCTGGTGGATCGTGAAAAGGGGCGGCCATTGGAACTGGATGCCATCACCGGTGTGGTGGTGGAGCGATGCAGCAGACTGGGAAAAGAGGCGCCAATCTCAGCACTGGTTCAGGCATTGCTGGAGAATCAATTGAAGTTTGGAGATCGGTAGGGTCATAGGTGCTTGGCAGTTCTGAACGTAGTCGGAGGCACTCTCCGATATCTGAGTACCACTCTCTGACACTTCTCTTTTTCATGTTGCCATACTGCTGATCCATAAACTTCGACCATGATGGTGATAACGCCCCTCTCCCGTTGTGGGAGAGGAGCTTTTTCAGTCTTACTGCAGGGAAGATTGAAAGTTAATGGGACAGCAGTGATGTTGCTATCAACCCTGAGATTTAGGTGCCGGGTGAGTAATTACTACCAGCCTGCATTGTTTTCCTGCAGCAGTTGGTAATCTTCCCCCTGATTGTTGTTTATATTGGGATTGGCCGTTGGATCATTCGTGCGGTAATAGATACTTGAGTCGTTTGGATTGACATAGTTGTAGTCGTAGTAACCATCCGCTTCGTATCTTGTGCCTGTGTTGGGATCAACCAGCTGCTGTCTTTCATGGATGGAATCAATGTAGGCGCTGTGAGAGCGATCTGAAGCCGCGCTACGCTCCATGTAACTGTTATGGCTTCTGTCCAGTGCATCCATATTGGATTGATGTATCTGTTGCTGGCTCTGCTGGAAGGCGCGGTTTTTTGCACTCAGGTTATTCTGGAACTGTAGGTGTTGGGCATTCGCTGACTGCAGCCAGTTCGGATCATACTGGTAGGATTTGGCAAACCGCAGCAGCTCATTCTGAATCTGTGAATAGTCATGGGATTCAGACAGAGGTACTGTAAACCCGTACAGCTGCACGATCGTCACTGGCGCCCCGTTGTTGGGTAGAGAACTGACCGTCACGGCCGCGGAACTCTTCTGATTGTCCTGCTGGTCCACCACATCAAATCCAAAAGTAACAACCTGTTGCCCATAACGGAACAGCAGGTTTGCGTCCCGCTGCGTCACATATTGGGAGATGGTCGAAATTCTGTAACGATTTTCGATATTGGCATTGGGATTTTCAGCACTGACTTGCTGTAAAAGATTATTGAAATATTGCTCGGGATCCACCGGATTAGAGATGAAAGCGCCATGTAGATGGTAGATATAGCCGCCAGCAGCACAAAATGCTGTTGGTGTGTCGGGAATTTTTACATTGCAATTGAAGCTCTCGGGTACTGATACATAGGCGGTGGTGGTACCATTTTCCTGCAGTGGTACATACTTCAAGCCCTGTGCCTGTGTAATCGGGGTTACGATAAACAGCAAAGGTAGCAGCAAATAGATTAAAGGCTTCATTGTTTTCGTTGTCCTTAATATGTGTTCTAAACGTGCGGGGATTTACATTAAAAACCTGAGACTGATTGGAATATTCAAAGCTCCATGGTTTCTAAGGATAGCTTGAATGGTTTTAAAGTCACACGGCTTTCGTGTGGTTATTCAGCTGATTCGGGTTTGGTAGGATCCTTGCTGACTCTCGCCAGACTCCGGTTCGAGTGTTTCAATGATGACTAACCATTTGGTTTCTGGATGAAAATATGCCACTTGGGTCGTTTCCAGCTTTCCCGGAAATCAGCAACATCCGATTCGGCTGCCGTTTTGCTCTTTTCATTGCCGTCGAGGAAAAGTACCAGCTCGAACTGCTGTTCCGCTGAACCGAATTTTTCGTCGAACTGTTTTACGATCTGGTTGGCCGGGGTTGCCAAACGACCCATGATCTCGACCACCAGTAAGCTGAGTCCCGCGTACCAGAGATTGGTTTGATCCTCTATGATGCCCTGATTCACTGGGAAATCCGGTTGCTCACCGGTCAGACGTTAATTGAGGGAGAGGCGGGCGAATTCCGTTGTAATTGCAATATTCAGGTAGTGGAATTTTATCTTTGAGTAGGTGCCGGATTCGAACCCAAGTTCCACTACCCGCTCATTCAGCAGGATATGAACCTGGGAATTGCGTTCAGTGATCTGCAAAAAATCAAGTTCGTAGCGGTAGTGGGTAAGGAAGGCGGTGTAAGCGATGGGAAAGGCTCTCTTGCGTGTTACCTCATCCTGTTGCTTATAGTCTTCATGGGATTGACTGATTGAATCGAGGATCATCAATCTGTCGAGCAGGCTTACCCATGTAGATCGGATTTGTTGCCACTCTGTTTTGTCCGGCAGTTGGTTTTCAGTGGCATTCTGGTCGTTG
This portion of the Candidatus Thiodiazotropha endoloripes genome encodes:
- a CDS encoding tautomerase family protein, translated to MPLIQATIMEGRSQEQKEAFYQGVTQVVVDTLKVKPEQVRVVIQEVPKSHWAIGGVSVAKRDAKP
- a CDS encoding ketopantoate reductase family protein, which encodes MRFLILGAGGIGGYYGARLQAAAHQVLYMARGEHLKALQNSGLSVRHPEFDFEAKVDAIDQQGLLDRYRADDFDLLIVTVKAGATESVMQDLKSWLSGATTPVLSLQNGIDNEIAIAAHIGSERTIGGLAVRIGGHIIRPGVIEATGVAQVVMGAWKCAKDHPGRQQELKSVADCFNRAGIPTTLSETIQKALWRKLLINNGVNPLSALTGLDTRSLTAHPVLTRTVYQLMEEVALAAEADGVDLQQCDIDEMYQLICQFDAIKTSMLVDREKGRPLELDAITGVVVERCSRLGKEAPISALVQALLENQLKFGDR